DNA sequence from the Caldisalinibacter kiritimatiensis genome:
TGCTGGTGATTCAACTATAACTAAAGACTTTGCCAAGTTAAACACCTCCGTATATTTCCGCTTAATAATGTCTGTAATTATATCAAAAATAAAAAACTACGTCCAATTTGTATATTTTTATTGTACTGTATATAAGTTTCCTGGTAACAATTTAACTAAACCTTTCATTTCCAATATAGTAAGTATACTATTTACTTTTGATATGTCAATATTAATTTTTGAAGCAATAATATCTGAATTCATTGGACGCTCCGATAAAATTTCTAATACCTTACTCTCATCTTTACCTAATTCTCTATTGTTTATTTGTTTATTTTCAACTTTTTCAAAAATACTTTTTAATATGTTTATCTCTTCTAAAATATCATCAACATCCGTCAACAGTTTTGCTCCATCTTTTATCAGTAAATTAGTTCCTTTACTATAAACACTGTTTATATTACCTGGTAGAGCAAACACATCTCTTCCTTGCTCAAGTGCATGTTGTGCTGTTATTAGAGAACCACTTTTCTTTTTAGCTTCAATAACAATAACCCCAAGACAAAGACCACTAATTATTCTGTTGCGCATAGGGAAGTTATGAGCTACTGGCTGCATATCTATAGGAAACTCTGATATAATAGCTCCATTATTAATTATTTGATTATATAATTCTTTATTAGATTTAGGATATATTACATTTATACCGCTTCCTAAAACAGCAATAGTTCTCCCGTTTTCCTTGAGTGCTCCTTTATGGGATATAGTATCTATACCTCTAGCCATTCCACTTACAATAGTAATCCCCATTCTACTTAATTCTCTAGCAAACTTATCTGCAGCCCATTTTCCATAGGGTGTCGTCTTCCTAGAACCCACAATCGCAATAGAAAAACTATCTTTCTTTACTATACTACCTTTTACAAACAATATTTTTGGTGGGTCATATATGTTTTTTAGTATACTAGGATATTCATTATCGCAAATTGATATTACTTTAATTTTTAGTTCTTTGATTCTTTTCTTAAGCATCTCTACATATGTTTTATCTCTTGTAGCAAGCATTTTGCTTTTTATTTGATTATTTAATCCTTTAAACTCCCTAATAGAGCTTTCTTTGGCTTCCCAAATACTTTTTAAATCGCCATAGTATTTTATCAAATTATCAATCATTTTATTACCAATTCCATTAATACTATTTAACCAAATTAAAATATCTTTATTATCCATATTATTACCTTCTCTCACATAATATTATAAACTAACTCCAATATTTTCTGTCCAGTTTTCTATATTGAATTGCTTCAGCTAAATGATTAGATTTTATATTTTTGCTCCCCTCTAAATCAGCAATAGTTCTAGCAACTTTTAAAACTTTGTTGTATGCTCTAGCGCTAAGACCTAATTGGTCAAAAGCTTGTTTCATTAGCATTTTACCTTCATCATCAAGCTCACAATATTTCTTCATATGTTTAGGCGTTAATTCTGAATTTGAATAGATATTTTCATCCTTGTATCGCTCAAGCTGTTCCTGATGTGCTTTATCAACTCTATATCTAATCTCTTTAGACGATTCGGTTTTTAAATTATTATTCTCTAACTCATTATATTTAACAGGGCTTACTTCTATATGAATATCTATTCGGTCAAGTAAAGGACCACTAATCTTTCCTAAATATCTATCTATATCCCTTTGGTTACATGTACATTCATGGGTAGGATCCCCGTAATAGCCGCACGGACAAGGGTTCATACTAGCAACAAGCATGAATTTTGATGGATATGATAAAGATGCATTAACTCTTGATATGGTTACATGTCCATCTTCCATAGGTTGTCTTAACACCTCTAATACGCTTTTTTTGAATTCAGGAAGCTCATCTAAAAATAGCACTCCATAATGAGCTAATGATACTTCGCCTGGTCTTGGAATTCTACCTCCACCTACTAACGATACATTAGACATCGTATGATGTGGAGCACGAAATGGTCTCTTAGTTACTAATGAATATTCATTAAGTAATCCTACTATACTATATATTTTCGTAATTTCTAAAGCTTGTTCAAATGTCAATTTAGGTAAAATAGATGGTAATCTTCTTGCTATCATAGTTTTTCCTGAGCCAGGGGGACCAATTATAAGTATATTATGAGAACCAGCAGCCGCTACTTCCATAGCTCTTTTTAACATCTGCTGTCCTTTGACGTCACCAAAATCTTCATAATTATCTTCTTGATTTTCAAGCAAGAGATTTACATTCCTTTTGTAAGGCTCAATAATCATTTCATCATTTAAATATAGTACTAATTCACTAAGATGTTTAACAGGAATTATATCTATTCTATCAACTACACTACACTCTTCTTTATTGTCATATGGAATTATAACTTTTTCAATACCTTTTTCCTTTAATGATATTACCATAGGTAAAGCTCCATCTATTTTATTAATCTTTCCATCCAAAGATAACTCTCCTACGAAAGATACATTATCTAAGTTATTATTTTTAATTATTTCAACTGCTAGTAAAATACCAACAGCAATTGGCAAATCTAGCTGTGAACCTTCTTTTTTTAAATTAGCTGGAGCTAAATTTATAGTAATCCTATTTAATGGAAACTCATATCCACTATTTTTTATAGCAGTCCTTACTCTTTCTTTAGCTTCTCTAATTGCTGTATCAGGTAATCCTACAATATTAAAACTAGGCATTCCTCTAGAAACATCAGT
Encoded proteins:
- the dprA gene encoding DNA-processing protein DprA: MDNKDILIWLNSINGIGNKMIDNLIKYYGDLKSIWEAKESSIREFKGLNNQIKSKMLATRDKTYVEMLKKRIKELKIKVISICDNEYPSILKNIYDPPKILFVKGSIVKKDSFSIAIVGSRKTTPYGKWAADKFARELSRMGITIVSGMARGIDTISHKGALKENGRTIAVLGSGINVIYPKSNKELYNQIINNGAIISEFPIDMQPVAHNFPMRNRIISGLCLGVIVIEAKKKSGSLITAQHALEQGRDVFALPGNINSVYSKGTNLLIKDGAKLLTDVDDILEEINILKSIFEKVENKQINNRELGKDESKVLEILSERPMNSDIIASKINIDISKVNSILTILEMKGLVKLLPGNLYTVQ
- a CDS encoding YifB family Mg chelatase-like AAA ATPase: MLSKVKTCVLQGLDGYLVEVETDVSRGMPSFNIVGLPDTAIREAKERVRTAIKNSGYEFPLNRITINLAPANLKKEGSQLDLPIAVGILLAVEIIKNNNLDNVSFVGELSLDGKINKIDGALPMVISLKEKGIEKVIIPYDNKEECSVVDRIDIIPVKHLSELVLYLNDEMIIEPYKRNVNLLLENQEDNYEDFGDVKGQQMLKRAMEVAAAGSHNILIIGPPGSGKTMIARRLPSILPKLTFEQALEITKIYSIVGLLNEYSLVTKRPFRAPHHTMSNVSLVGGGRIPRPGEVSLAHYGVLFLDELPEFKKSVLEVLRQPMEDGHVTISRVNASLSYPSKFMLVASMNPCPCGYYGDPTHECTCNQRDIDRYLGKISGPLLDRIDIHIEVSPVKYNELENNNLKTESSKEIRYRVDKAHQEQLERYKDENIYSNSELTPKHMKKYCELDDEGKMLMKQAFDQLGLSARAYNKVLKVARTIADLEGSKNIKSNHLAEAIQYRKLDRKYWS